A single genomic interval of Mucilaginibacter robiniae harbors:
- a CDS encoding MBL fold metallo-hydrolase gives MLIFALSMIIHQFYDKDLAHASYAIIEAGQAIVVDPARDPQPYYDFANQHESRIVGVIETHPHADFISSHLEIHQTTGATIYASRLLGATYPHQAFDDGDVINLGNVQLKAMNTPGHSPDSICILVIDEQGQETALFSGDTLFVGDVGRPDLREGVGNIKAKKEDLARQMYQSTRQKLMTLPADVVVYPAHGPGSLCGKNMSPDLHSTIGRELRQNYALQLMDELQFVQTLTTDQPFMPLYFGYDVELNKQGAPALAASLAAIPHLETGSQLEAGITIVDTRPKALFNEGHYTNAINLQLQGKFETWLGAVIAPHEPFYLVAADEEALAVALKRAAKIGYEQYIKGALIADYSAQQTFAPLDMDDFKAYPEKYTLIDTRNWNEINAGLLFADSLMIPLPELRYRLHEIPTDKPIVVHCAAGYRSAAARSIIAAHLPNVPVYDLSDAVLEWA, from the coding sequence ATGCTTATCTTTGCACTTAGTATGATTATTCATCAGTTTTACGATAAAGATTTGGCACATGCCTCATACGCTATTATTGAGGCTGGGCAGGCTATTGTAGTTGACCCTGCACGAGATCCGCAGCCTTATTACGATTTTGCTAACCAACATGAGAGCCGCATTGTTGGAGTAATTGAAACCCATCCGCATGCCGACTTCATCAGCTCTCATTTAGAAATACACCAAACTACTGGTGCCACTATTTATGCCAGCCGCTTACTAGGGGCTACCTACCCGCACCAAGCATTTGATGATGGTGATGTGATTAACTTAGGTAACGTCCAGTTAAAAGCGATGAACACGCCTGGGCATTCGCCTGATTCTATTTGCATTTTGGTGATTGATGAGCAAGGACAAGAAACAGCGCTATTTTCGGGAGACACCTTATTTGTGGGCGATGTAGGCCGGCCAGATTTGCGTGAAGGTGTAGGCAACATCAAAGCCAAGAAAGAAGATTTGGCCCGGCAGATGTACCAATCTACCCGTCAAAAACTCATGACCTTACCTGCCGATGTAGTAGTTTACCCAGCTCATGGTCCCGGTTCATTGTGTGGCAAAAACATGAGTCCGGATTTGCATAGCACTATTGGCCGTGAATTGCGCCAAAACTATGCTTTACAACTGATGGACGAGTTGCAATTTGTACAAACGTTAACTACCGACCAGCCCTTTATGCCGCTTTATTTTGGGTATGATGTAGAACTAAACAAACAAGGTGCACCAGCTTTGGCTGCCAGCCTAGCTGCTATACCTCATCTGGAAACCGGGAGCCAACTGGAAGCAGGCATCACTATTGTAGATACCCGGCCGAAAGCCTTATTTAACGAGGGACATTATACCAATGCCATCAACTTGCAACTGCAAGGAAAATTCGAGACTTGGCTGGGTGCAGTAATTGCACCACACGAACCATTTTACTTAGTTGCAGCCGATGAAGAAGCGCTAGCTGTTGCCCTAAAAAGAGCTGCTAAAATTGGTTACGAACAATACATAAAAGGTGCATTGATAGCCGATTATTCTGCCCAGCAAACCTTCGCTCCTTTGGATATGGACGACTTTAAAGCCTATCCAGAAAAATACACGCTTATTGATACCCGCAACTGGAATGAAATTAACGCCGGATTATTATTTGCCGATAGCTTAATGATTCCTTTGCCCGAACTACGTTACCGCTTGCACGAAATACCTACCGATAAGCCCATTGTAGTACACTGTGCTGCCGGTTACCGTTCGGCCGCAGCACGAAGCATTATTGCTGCTCATTTACCTAACGTGCCGGTATATGATTTGAGCGATGCCGTGTTGGAATGGGCGTAA
- a CDS encoding sensory rhodopsin transducer encodes MEAIGKKVWAIAEGYIPPFGTGPEPEFTSHEAACMLNTSDEDAHVEIILFFEDKEPIGPYHITIPARRTLHLRFNNLKDPAPVPRGTGYASVIVSNVPIVVQHTRLDSRQAANALISAIAYPAS; translated from the coding sequence ATGGAGGCTATTGGAAAAAAAGTATGGGCTATTGCCGAAGGTTACATTCCGCCGTTTGGTACTGGGCCCGAACCGGAGTTTACCAGCCATGAGGCCGCATGTATGCTCAACACCAGCGATGAAGACGCACATGTTGAAATTATCTTGTTTTTTGAAGACAAAGAACCTATTGGTCCTTACCACATAACCATACCAGCTCGCCGTACCCTGCACTTGAGATTTAATAATTTGAAAGACCCTGCTCCGGTACCGCGCGGAACAGGTTATGCGAGTGTTATTGTGAGCAACGTGCCTATTGTGGTGCAGCACACCCGGTTGGATTCACGCCAAGCTGCCAATGCACTCATTTCGGCTATTGCGTACCCTGCTAGTTAA
- a CDS encoding RNA polymerase sigma factor produces MHAPISNAEAELIRHCKTGNLRHQEILYKQYYGYAMGISLRYSINRDDTLEAVNDAFIKIFNMLHTYDAERPFKAWIRRIIVNTAIDRRRKDLKFQLHTTIDDAVQVSFTDTTIASLNAKNILELLDKLPPLQRAIFNLYEIDGYNHDEIAVLLSVPASSCRVYLSRAKEKLRKLLTAEA; encoded by the coding sequence ATGCATGCTCCTATCAGTAATGCCGAAGCTGAACTGATCAGGCATTGCAAAACTGGTAATCTAAGACATCAGGAGATATTGTATAAACAGTATTATGGCTATGCTATGGGTATAAGTTTGCGTTATTCCATTAACCGGGATGACACTTTAGAAGCTGTAAATGACGCTTTTATCAAGATTTTCAACATGCTGCATACTTATGATGCCGAGCGCCCCTTTAAAGCCTGGATACGTCGCATTATTGTAAATACAGCTATTGATAGGCGACGAAAAGATTTAAAATTTCAGTTACATACTACTATTGATGATGCGGTACAAGTAAGCTTTACCGATACCACCATAGCCAGCTTGAATGCTAAAAACATTTTAGAATTATTGGATAAACTTCCCCCTTTACAACGTGCCATTTTTAACCTGTATGAAATTGATGGTTATAATCATGATGAGATTGCCGTACTGTTAAGCGTACCGGCTAGTTCATGTCGGGTGTACTTGAGTCGGGCTAAAGAGAAATTAAGAAAATTATTAACTGCGGAAGCATAA
- the mazG gene encoding nucleoside triphosphate pyrophosphohydrolase has translation MPITAPTTAHNSATAFERLLTIMNDLRENCPWDRKQTLESLRHLTIEETYELSDAILSGDMTEIKKELGDIMLHLVFYARIGSETNDFNITDVLNSICDKLINRHPHIYGDIDVNNDEDVKRNWEQIKLKEGNKSVLGGVPASLPALVKATRIQEKARGIGFDWENKSQVWEKVEEEMQEFKTEFNVENNEAIDHEKAEAEFGDLMFSLINYARFININPEDALEKTNRKFIKRFQHLENRAREQGKLLQDMTLAEMDIYWNEAKNL, from the coding sequence ATGCCTATAACAGCTCCCACTACTGCCCATAATTCAGCAACAGCTTTTGAGCGCCTGCTAACCATCATGAACGACCTGCGTGAAAACTGTCCTTGGGACAGGAAGCAGACCTTAGAAAGCTTGCGCCACCTGACTATCGAAGAAACTTACGAACTATCAGACGCTATACTCTCAGGTGATATGACCGAGATTAAGAAAGAGTTGGGTGATATTATGCTACACCTGGTTTTTTATGCTCGAATTGGTTCAGAAACCAACGACTTTAATATCACTGATGTACTGAATAGCATATGCGATAAGCTGATTAACCGTCATCCACATATTTATGGCGATATTGATGTAAATAATGATGAAGACGTTAAACGCAACTGGGAACAAATTAAATTGAAAGAAGGTAACAAATCTGTTTTGGGTGGTGTACCTGCTTCATTACCTGCTCTGGTAAAAGCTACCCGTATTCAGGAAAAAGCTCGTGGCATTGGCTTCGATTGGGAAAACAAAAGCCAGGTTTGGGAAAAGGTAGAAGAAGAAATGCAGGAATTTAAGACAGAGTTCAATGTAGAAAACAATGAAGCTATTGATCATGAAAAAGCTGAAGCCGAATTCGGCGACCTAATGTTCTCGCTGATTAACTACGCCCGGTTCATCAACATCAACCCGGAGGATGCACTGGAAAAAACCAATCGTAAATTTATCAAACGTTTTCAGCACCTGGAAAACCGTGCCCGCGAACAAGGCAAACTGTTGCAAGACATGACACTAGCCGAAATGGATATTTATTGGAACGAAGCCAAGAACTTGTAA
- the mnmD gene encoding tRNA (5-methylaminomethyl-2-thiouridine)(34)-methyltransferase MnmD yields the protein MDSLTHQNLNIPASQPLQFVTTADGSKTIFNAEVGENYHSKHGALQESQHVFLNSGLRYFLAGDNAPQVAVLEVGLGTGLNFLLSADFCTGKEIHLIYTGIEAYPLSANMIQQTGYEAYVSAPLWQNFIQKYPASLQQSVHLNSYIQLQTAHCTLLNFSTTQQYDVIYFDAFAAIHQPDMWNEKAIAHTLQFLKPGGVFVTYAITGNLKRQIKALGLKVEKAPGAPGKREMLRATKLI from the coding sequence ATGGATAGCTTAACTCATCAGAACCTCAACATACCTGCTTCTCAACCCTTACAATTTGTTACTACAGCCGATGGCTCTAAAACTATTTTCAATGCTGAGGTGGGAGAAAATTATCACTCCAAACACGGAGCCTTGCAGGAAAGCCAACATGTATTTTTAAATTCTGGCTTACGTTATTTTCTAGCCGGGGATAATGCGCCGCAGGTTGCTGTACTGGAAGTTGGCTTAGGCACCGGACTGAACTTTTTACTCAGTGCGGATTTTTGTACAGGTAAAGAAATCCATTTAATCTATACTGGTATCGAGGCTTATCCTCTCTCTGCCAATATGATTCAGCAAACGGGTTATGAGGCTTATGTATCGGCACCTTTGTGGCAAAATTTTATTCAAAAATATCCGGCTTCGTTACAGCAATCGGTTCATTTAAACTCTTATATACAACTGCAAACGGCTCACTGCACGTTGCTTAACTTTAGCACAACACAACAGTATGATGTAATTTATTTTGATGCCTTTGCCGCCATTCATCAACCTGATATGTGGAACGAGAAAGCCATTGCGCATACCCTACAATTTTTAAAACCGGGTGGTGTATTCGTGACCTATGCCATTACCGGCAACCTGAAACGCCAGATCAAAGCTTTGGGCTTGAAAGTAGAAAAAGCTCCTGGTGCACCTGGAAAACGTGAAATGCTACGGGCTACAAAATTAATTTAA